Proteins from a single region of Deinococcus aquaedulcis:
- a CDS encoding flavin reductase family protein codes for MLREVTDRFFGYYPGTVALVTAAHGETRNVMAAGWHTALSAQPPLYGVAVGKERATHPLILASGTFGVNFLPLAQAGAVQGSGTYSLHGGHDKHALLALPTLPAAPLALQGAYLHYTCRVTQVLPTGDHDLIVGEVQAVHYDPDAYDDQGLLIAPPAIYLGRSVYTTTAEMRVTHGP; via the coding sequence ATGCTGCGTGAGGTCACCGACCGCTTTTTCGGCTATTACCCCGGCACTGTGGCCCTAGTCACCGCCGCGCACGGCGAGACCCGCAACGTGATGGCGGCGGGCTGGCACACGGCCCTCAGCGCCCAGCCGCCTCTGTACGGCGTGGCCGTGGGCAAAGAGCGCGCCACCCATCCCCTGATTCTGGCCAGCGGCACCTTTGGGGTGAATTTTCTGCCCCTGGCGCAGGCCGGGGCGGTGCAGGGCAGCGGGACCTACAGCCTGCACGGCGGCCACGACAAGCACGCCCTGCTGGCGCTGCCCACCCTGCCCGCCGCGCCGCTGGCCCTGCAGGGCGCCTACCTGCACTACACCTGCCGCGTGACCCAGGTCCTGCCCACGGGCGACCACGACCTGATCGTGGGCGAGGTGCAGGCCGTGCACTACGACCCCGACGCCTATGACGACCAGGGCCTGCTGATCGCCCCGCCCGCCATCTACCTGGGCCGCAGCGTGTACACCACCACCGCCGAGATGCGCGTGACGCATGGCCCATGA
- a CDS encoding META domain-containing protein produces the protein MNALLSSLTLAALSAPSPAGPVGTTWTLQTVQLPGRAPITPGPALARPTLRLDTSSGALKVSGSTGCSPLTGTGTLKGQALLLRGLSGGSSMNCPDAALSLREDYLALLARTTRFEQKGNTLTLVAGAGRLTFTAGGAVNTPSSGSPSQPASLDGTYVASGLKLGPRQIPLRGVLSVTVKGPALSLGGVVGCNSLRAQGTRLPSGAFQFMGVAGTRLLCPAPQAEAEQALSAVLRGPLSPALNGTTLTLTGQAGVLTLTRLSPGAATGTPAGVPTGTYRLKTLGGQPAPQTARPVVLTFENGRVGGVDGCNSFGAPASVSGDRLTVKGGVTSTRMMCPEEQTLPLLALLEAGPTLKVAGKTLTLQAGDQVWEFEKN, from the coding sequence ATGAACGCCCTGCTTTCCAGCCTGACCCTGGCCGCCCTGAGTGCGCCGTCCCCGGCGGGCCCTGTGGGCACCACCTGGACGCTGCAGACTGTGCAGCTGCCCGGCCGCGCGCCCATCACCCCGGGGCCGGCCCTGGCCCGCCCCACCCTGCGGCTGGACACCAGCAGCGGCGCCCTGAAGGTCAGCGGCTCGACCGGGTGCAGCCCCCTGACGGGCACCGGTACGCTGAAGGGGCAGGCGCTGCTGCTGCGCGGCCTTTCGGGGGGCAGCAGCATGAATTGCCCCGACGCAGCCCTGAGTCTGCGTGAGGACTATCTGGCGCTTCTGGCGCGCACCACTCGCTTTGAGCAGAAGGGCAACACCTTGACCCTGGTGGCCGGCGCGGGCCGCCTGACCTTCACCGCTGGAGGCGCCGTGAACACTCCTTCTTCTGGAAGCCCGTCGCAGCCGGCTTCGCTGGACGGCACCTATGTGGCGAGTGGGCTGAAGTTGGGACCGCGCCAGATCCCCCTGCGCGGCGTGCTGAGCGTGACCGTCAAGGGCCCGGCCCTGAGCCTGGGCGGCGTGGTGGGCTGCAACAGCCTGCGCGCCCAGGGCACCCGCCTGCCCAGTGGCGCGTTTCAGTTCATGGGGGTGGCCGGCACGCGGCTGCTGTGCCCCGCCCCTCAGGCCGAGGCCGAGCAGGCCCTGAGCGCCGTGCTGCGCGGCCCCCTGAGCCCGGCCCTGAATGGGACCACCCTCACCCTGACCGGTCAGGCTGGGGTGTTGACGCTGACGCGCCTGAGCCCGGGGGCTGCAACGGGCACGCCGGCGGGCGTTCCCACCGGCACCTACCGCCTGAAGACGCTGGGAGGCCAGCCCGCCCCGCAGACCGCGCGCCCCGTCGTGCTGACCTTTGAAAACGGCCGTGTGGGCGGAGTGGATGGCTGCAACTCTTTCGGTGCCCCGGCCTCAGTCTCGGGGGACCGCCTGACAGTGAAAGGGGGAGTGACCAGCACTCGCATGATGTGCCCCGAGGAACAGACCCTGCCGCTGCTCGCGCTGCTGGAGGCTGGCCCCACCCTGAAGGTGGCCGGCAAGACCTTGACCCTGCAAGCCGGGGATCAGGTCTGGGAATTCGAGAAGAACTGA
- a CDS encoding MFS transporter: MSEAALNTPALNAGRLAPLYGAQALATGATTVSTVLSSLIMSELGFEGLAGLPATLISACAALSAGLFGAWMLRRGRRSGLSGAFALGTVGALTGFLGARAGLLPLFLLGAGLMGAAQGGYQQARYAAAESVPDARRGSALGALMLMSVVGSFLITGAARPIETLGAALGTSAEVAGWLVAGALLGVAALLLRAWRPLRAQSQTLPQTPGERLGLRAAFAIPGVKSTALALATAQGLMVTLMSLTPLRAHHMGMEHAGVAALISGHILGMFGFGWLTGPLIDRWGLRFGYAGGAALLTAAALTATLPGTPWLAVSLFLLGLGWNLAFVTGSKALTRFPAAQGVTDGLGYVAAGTGTLLGGVVIAGSGFSTLALICAVLSGLLLVSAWRVRGEAGSGE; this comes from the coding sequence ATGAGTGAGGCGGCCCTGAACACCCCCGCCCTGAACGCTGGGCGACTGGCGCCGCTGTACGGGGCGCAGGCCCTGGCCACGGGGGCTACCACCGTCAGCACCGTTCTGTCCAGCCTGATCATGAGCGAACTGGGCTTCGAGGGCCTGGCTGGCCTGCCTGCCACCCTGATCAGCGCCTGCGCCGCGCTGTCGGCTGGGCTGTTCGGGGCCTGGATGCTGCGCCGGGGCCGCCGCAGCGGCTTAAGTGGCGCCTTTGCGCTGGGCACCGTGGGGGCCCTGACCGGGTTTCTGGGGGCGCGCGCCGGGCTGCTGCCCCTCTTTCTGCTGGGCGCAGGCCTGATGGGCGCGGCGCAGGGCGGCTACCAGCAGGCCCGCTACGCCGCCGCCGAAAGCGTGCCCGACGCCCGCCGGGGCTCTGCCCTGGGCGCGCTGATGCTTATGAGCGTGGTGGGCTCGTTCCTGATTACCGGGGCGGCCCGGCCCATTGAAACCCTGGGCGCGGCGCTGGGCACCAGTGCCGAAGTGGCCGGCTGGCTGGTGGCGGGCGCGCTGCTGGGCGTGGCGGCGCTGCTGCTGCGGGCGTGGCGGCCCCTGCGGGCGCAGTCCCAGACCCTGCCCCAGACCCCGGGCGAGCGCCTGGGGCTGCGCGCGGCCTTTGCCATTCCCGGCGTGAAATCCACGGCGCTGGCCCTGGCCACCGCGCAGGGCCTGATGGTCACCCTGATGAGCCTGACCCCGCTGCGCGCCCACCATATGGGCATGGAACACGCCGGGGTGGCCGCGCTGATCAGCGGGCACATCCTGGGCATGTTCGGCTTTGGCTGGCTGACGGGGCCCCTGATTGACCGCTGGGGGCTGCGTTTTGGCTACGCGGGCGGCGCGGCGCTGCTGACGGCGGCGGCCCTGACGGCCACCCTGCCCGGCACCCCTTGGCTGGCCGTCAGCCTGTTTCTGCTGGGCCTGGGCTGGAATCTGGCCTTTGTGACCGGCAGCAAGGCCCTGACCCGCTTTCCCGCCGCCCAGGGCGTGACCGATGGCCTGGGCTACGTGGCCGCAGGCACCGGCACCCTGCTGGGCGGCGTGGTCATCGCCGGGTCCGGCTTTTCCACCCTGGCGCTGATCTGCGCCGTGCTCTCGGGCCTGCTGCTGGTGAGCGCGTGGAGGGTGAGGGGGGAAGCAGGAAGTGGAGAGTAG
- the gltX gene encoding glutamate--tRNA ligase: MSVVTRIAPSPTGDPHVGTAYIGLFNHTLARQQGGTFILRIEDTDRGRYVESSEQRIFQMMQWLGLTPDESPLQGGENGPYRQSERFDLYGDYARQLVQSGHAYYAFETPEELAALREAAQKEGRVIAVPSRDLDPAAAQARADAGEAAVIRLKVPREGETVVNDRLRDPIHFQNRDIDDKVLLKADGFPTYHLANVVDDRLMGVTHVVRAEEWITSTPIHVLLYQAFGWNEPVWAHMPLLRNADKSKISKRKNPTSVEWYQQQGFVPEAMLNFLATMGWTHPDGLEVFDLAEFQRVFRLEDVTLGGPVFSLDKLRWYNGKYLREVLGEDEVARRLHAHLAGQKVELPLDDYFRAVARLMTPRMDVFSEFLDKTPYFWREDYPVTEKAQAAIDAGRDLLPELAARLKNLPTFDPVSIKAAFTTYAEEKGLKLGKVMPPVRAAVAGTLESPDLPDLLATLGRERVAARVERAAR, encoded by the coding sequence ATGTCTGTCGTGACCCGCATTGCCCCCAGCCCCACGGGTGACCCCCATGTGGGCACCGCCTATATCGGCCTGTTTAACCACACCCTGGCGCGCCAGCAGGGCGGCACCTTCATCCTGCGCATCGAGGACACGGACCGGGGCCGCTATGTCGAGAGCAGCGAACAGCGCATCTTTCAGATGATGCAGTGGCTGGGCCTGACGCCCGACGAGAGCCCGCTGCAGGGCGGCGAAAACGGCCCCTACCGCCAGAGCGAGCGATTTGACCTGTATGGCGATTACGCCCGCCAGCTGGTGCAGAGCGGCCACGCCTACTATGCCTTCGAGACGCCCGAGGAACTGGCGGCCCTGCGCGAAGCCGCTCAGAAGGAGGGCCGCGTGATCGCCGTGCCCAGCCGCGACCTGGACCCAGCAGCAGCCCAGGCCCGCGCAGACGCCGGCGAGGCCGCCGTGATTCGCCTGAAGGTCCCCCGCGAGGGCGAAACGGTGGTGAATGACCGGCTGCGCGACCCCATTCACTTTCAGAACCGGGACATTGACGACAAGGTGCTGCTCAAGGCCGACGGCTTTCCCACCTATCACCTGGCGAACGTGGTGGATGACCGCCTGATGGGCGTGACCCATGTGGTGCGCGCTGAGGAATGGATTACCTCCACGCCCATCCATGTGCTGCTATACCAGGCGTTTGGCTGGAATGAGCCCGTGTGGGCCCACATGCCGCTGCTGCGCAACGCCGACAAGTCCAAGATCAGCAAGCGCAAGAACCCCACCAGCGTGGAGTGGTACCAGCAGCAGGGCTTTGTGCCCGAAGCGATGCTGAATTTTCTGGCCACGATGGGCTGGACGCACCCGGACGGCCTGGAAGTGTTTGATCTGGCCGAGTTCCAGCGCGTGTTCCGCCTGGAAGACGTGACCCTGGGCGGCCCCGTGTTCAGCCTGGACAAGCTGCGCTGGTACAACGGCAAGTACCTGCGCGAGGTGCTGGGCGAGGACGAGGTGGCCCGGCGCCTGCACGCCCATCTGGCCGGACAAAAGGTAGAGCTGCCCCTGGACGACTACTTCCGCGCCGTGGCCCGCCTGATGACCCCGCGCATGGACGTCTTCAGCGAGTTTCTGGACAAAACCCCCTACTTCTGGCGCGAGGACTACCCGGTGACCGAAAAGGCCCAGGCCGCCATTGACGCGGGGCGCGACCTGCTGCCCGAACTGGCCGCACGCCTGAAGAACCTGCCCACCTTTGATCCGGTCAGCATCAAGGCGGCGTTTACGACCTACGCCGAGGAAAAGGGCCTGAAGCTGGGCAAGGTGATGCCCCCGGTGCGCGCGGCGGTGGCCGGCACCCTGGAAAGCCCCGACCTGCCCGACCTACTGGCGACCCTGGGCCGCGAGCGCGTGGCCGCCCGCGTGGAACGGGCAGCGCGGTAA
- the plsY gene encoding glycerol-3-phosphate 1-O-acyltransferase PlsY — MSLLAVLTVFLSYLLGAIPAAAWVARARGVDIRKVGSGNSGATNVQRALGNGPGLAVAVFDILKGALAVGLAGLLELGQPAMAACGVAAVLGHNFSPFLGFRGGKGVATSFGTMAALLPVAGLGAALLFLLSVWLTRFVSLGSILGAVTAAFVCFVAGPLWLGLVITGLSALLIWQHRDNVRRLQAGTERRFGEKTEDKKG, encoded by the coding sequence GTGAGCCTGCTTGCCGTGCTGACGGTTTTTCTTTCCTACCTGCTGGGCGCCATTCCGGCGGCGGCCTGGGTGGCGCGTGCGCGTGGGGTGGATATCCGCAAGGTGGGCAGTGGCAACAGCGGGGCCACCAATGTGCAGCGGGCCCTGGGCAACGGCCCGGGGCTGGCAGTGGCCGTCTTCGACATCCTGAAAGGCGCGCTGGCGGTGGGGCTGGCGGGCCTGCTGGAGCTGGGACAGCCGGCCATGGCCGCGTGCGGCGTGGCCGCCGTGCTGGGGCACAACTTCAGCCCCTTTCTGGGCTTCCGGGGGGGCAAGGGCGTGGCCACCTCGTTTGGCACCATGGCCGCCCTGCTGCCCGTGGCCGGTCTGGGCGCGGCCCTGCTGTTCCTGCTGAGTGTGTGGCTGACCCGCTTTGTGTCGCTGGGCAGCATTCTGGGTGCGGTCACGGCCGCCTTCGTGTGTTTCGTGGCTGGGCCTCTGTGGCTGGGACTGGTCATCACGGGCCTGAGCGCCCTGCTGATCTGGCAGCACCGCGACAACGTGCGCCGGTTGCAGGCCGGCACCGAGCGGCGCTTTGGCGAGAAAACAGAAGACAAGAAGGGGTAG
- a CDS encoding putative bifunctional diguanylate cyclase/phosphodiesterase, with translation MTRPAPPTDDASGLLGALLDEAEELRNVRPELAYALAQRALGRLGEDACSRTAVRALFLMGVAQYEHKELHSALRLLNTAAGRARRLGDEPLEVRALNAVALVLADLGDFGRAVGLHLGNLERTRALGDVPGQLRALVNLSALHADAFERDLALRYAREAVSLAQKTGLPEFEVQAQHALGVVHSRAGQHKAALGVFERALLQVRRHGLYAFEALVLGGLFGGLCALNRPSEVLAHARELDLKVHPALPVLAQFRLNLSLGRAHAACGDPEAADPFLGAALALAQSANLLREAAEAHAALAAVRRTQGRLEAALGHLEAARTIDREQLDAAGEQRAQLLKAQLAAERERARTRELQAVQVALRHQAIHDPLTGLANRAGLQARLDDLLAFRQPFGLLFTDLDEFKRVNDTLGHDAGDTLLRQVAGRLQALVGEDAARFGGDEFIVLFPLGGEGPGLWERAQRVLNELGAPLWLDGRAMTLRVSGGLVAYPADGTDASTLLRRADTAMYVAKRAQRHLVRYLPAFEREVTERLDLDQALRRALARQEFRVAYQPVCDLKTGLPVGAEALVRWERPGVGLVSPGQFIGVAEDNGLIRPLGEWVLREACRQAGLWRAAGLGLLSVAVNVSPVQLADPGFTGAVEAALADFALPPRALSLEVTEQVAVTDLREAGQRLSALRALGVRISLDDFGTGQSSLAVLRHLPIDTLKLDQAFVRDAPGEPAAQAVISALLALTAGLGLHVVAEGVETQAHREALLGLGGGAAQGYAFAPPLAPDEFQRWWLAQMA, from the coding sequence ATGACCCGGCCTGCGCCCCCCACGGATGACGCCTCTGGGCTGCTGGGCGCCCTGCTGGACGAAGCCGAAGAACTGCGCAACGTCCGGCCCGAACTGGCCTACGCCCTGGCGCAGCGGGCCCTGGGCCGACTGGGCGAAGATGCCTGCAGCCGCACCGCTGTGCGCGCCCTGTTTTTGATGGGGGTGGCGCAGTACGAACACAAGGAGCTGCACAGCGCCCTGCGGCTGCTGAACACGGCGGCGGGCCGGGCGCGGCGCCTGGGCGACGAACCCCTGGAGGTGCGCGCCCTGAACGCCGTGGCCCTGGTGCTGGCCGATCTGGGCGATTTTGGCCGCGCGGTGGGGCTGCACCTGGGCAACCTGGAGCGCACCCGCGCCCTGGGAGACGTGCCGGGGCAACTGCGGGCGCTGGTAAACCTGAGTGCGCTGCACGCCGACGCCTTCGAGCGCGATCTGGCGCTGCGCTACGCCCGGGAAGCGGTGTCGCTGGCCCAGAAGACCGGCCTGCCCGAATTCGAGGTGCAGGCCCAGCACGCCCTAGGCGTGGTGCACAGCCGCGCCGGGCAGCACAAGGCAGCGCTGGGGGTCTTCGAGCGCGCGCTGTTGCAGGTGCGCCGCCACGGCCTGTACGCTTTTGAAGCGCTGGTGCTGGGCGGCCTGTTTGGCGGTCTGTGCGCCTTGAACCGCCCCAGCGAGGTGCTGGCCCACGCCCGCGAATTGGACCTGAAGGTGCACCCGGCCCTGCCGGTGCTGGCGCAGTTTCGCCTGAACCTCTCGCTGGGCCGCGCCCACGCCGCCTGCGGGGACCCGGAGGCGGCCGATCCCTTTCTGGGAGCGGCCCTGGCGCTGGCCCAGAGCGCCAACCTGCTGCGCGAGGCCGCCGAGGCCCACGCGGCGCTGGCGGCCGTGCGCCGCACCCAGGGCCGGCTGGAAGCCGCCCTGGGCCACCTGGAAGCCGCCCGCACCATTGACCGCGAGCAGCTGGACGCCGCCGGGGAACAGCGCGCGCAGCTCCTCAAGGCCCAGCTGGCCGCCGAGCGCGAGCGCGCCCGCACCCGCGAACTGCAGGCGGTGCAGGTGGCCCTGCGCCACCAGGCCATTCACGACCCTCTGACCGGGCTGGCCAACCGCGCGGGGCTGCAGGCCCGCCTGGACGACCTGCTGGCGTTCCGGCAACCTTTTGGCCTGCTGTTTACCGACCTGGACGAGTTCAAGCGCGTGAACGACACCCTGGGCCACGACGCGGGCGACACCCTGTTGCGGCAGGTGGCCGGGCGGCTGCAGGCGCTGGTGGGCGAGGACGCGGCGCGTTTTGGCGGCGACGAGTTTATTGTGCTGTTTCCGCTGGGCGGCGAGGGCCCTGGGCTGTGGGAGCGCGCCCAGCGGGTGCTGAATGAACTGGGGGCGCCGCTGTGGCTGGACGGGCGGGCCATGACCCTGCGGGTGTCGGGCGGGCTGGTGGCCTACCCCGCCGACGGCACCGACGCCTCCACGCTGCTGCGCCGCGCCGACACCGCCATGTACGTGGCCAAGCGCGCCCAGCGCCATCTGGTGCGCTACCTGCCTGCCTTCGAGCGCGAGGTCACCGAGCGCCTGGACCTGGATCAGGCGCTGCGCCGGGCGCTGGCGCGGCAGGAATTCCGGGTGGCCTACCAGCCGGTGTGCGACCTGAAAACGGGCCTGCCGGTGGGCGCCGAGGCTCTGGTGCGCTGGGAGCGCCCGGGGGTGGGGCTGGTCAGCCCGGGGCAGTTTATCGGCGTGGCCGAGGACAACGGCCTGATTCGCCCGCTGGGCGAGTGGGTGCTGCGCGAGGCCTGCCGGCAGGCGGGGCTGTGGCGCGCGGCGGGGCTGGGGCTGCTGTCGGTGGCGGTGAACGTTTCGCCGGTGCAACTGGCCGATCCTGGATTCACCGGCGCCGTGGAAGCCGCGCTGGCCGACTTCGCCCTGCCGCCCCGGGCCCTCAGTCTGGAGGTCACCGAGCAGGTGGCAGTCACCGATCTGCGCGAGGCGGGCCAGCGCCTCTCAGCCTTGCGGGCGCTGGGTGTGCGGATTTCGCTGGACGACTTTGGCACCGGCCAGAGCAGCCTCGCGGTGTTGCGCCACCTGCCCATTGACACCCTGAAGCTGGATCAGGCCTTTGTGCGTGACGCCCCCGGTGAGCCCGCCGCCCAGGCAGTGATTTCTGCCCTGCTGGCCCTGACCGCCGGCCTGGGCCTGCACGTGGTGGCCGAGGGCGTGGAAACCCAGGCCCACCGCGAGGCCCTGCTGGGGCTGGGGGGCGGGGCGGCCCAGGGCTACGCCTTTGCCCCGCCCCTGGCCCCCGACGAGTTTCAGCGCTGGTGGCTGGCGCAGATGGCGTAA
- a CDS encoding aspartate-semialdehyde dehydrogenase has product MRVAIVGATGAVGHELLKVLETSTLQFDELLLYASPRSAGSTLPFRGQDLTVQVTPDGAIDADVILASAGGSISKEKAPAWVAGGALVIDNSSAFRYDPEVPLVVPEVNGEAALGHKGIIANPNCTTAIAVVAVAPIHRAYGVRRMIVSTYQATSGAGAKGMDELLSETHKVLHGQEAGAEVFAHPIPFNVIPHIDAFQDNGYTKEEMKVAWETRKIIGDESLKISCTAVRIPTLRTHSEAITLELEKPATPEEVRALLAQAAGVEVRDTPAEKLYPMPLTASGKYDVEVGRIRQSLVFDGGIELFVAGDQLLKGAALNAVQIAEYLQQKGALKAKAQV; this is encoded by the coding sequence ATGCGCGTAGCAATTGTCGGAGCAACCGGAGCGGTGGGCCACGAGCTTCTGAAGGTGCTGGAAACAAGCACGCTGCAGTTTGACGAACTGCTGCTCTACGCCTCGCCGCGCAGTGCGGGCAGCACCCTGCCGTTCCGGGGCCAGGACCTGACCGTGCAGGTCACGCCCGACGGCGCCATTGACGCCGACGTGATTCTGGCCTCGGCGGGCGGCAGCATCAGCAAGGAAAAGGCCCCGGCTTGGGTGGCGGGCGGCGCCCTCGTGATCGACAACTCCAGCGCCTTCCGCTACGACCCAGAGGTGCCCCTGGTGGTGCCGGAAGTGAACGGGGAGGCCGCGCTGGGGCACAAGGGGATCATTGCCAACCCCAACTGCACCACCGCCATTGCTGTGGTGGCGGTGGCGCCCATTCACCGGGCCTACGGCGTGCGGCGCATGATTGTCAGCACCTATCAGGCCACCAGCGGCGCAGGCGCCAAGGGCATGGACGAACTGCTCTCGGAAACCCACAAGGTCCTGCATGGCCAGGAGGCTGGCGCCGAGGTCTTTGCCCATCCCATTCCCTTTAACGTGATCCCGCACATCGACGCCTTCCAGGACAACGGCTACACCAAGGAAGAGATGAAGGTGGCCTGGGAGACGCGCAAGATCATCGGGGACGAGTCGCTGAAGATCTCGTGCACGGCGGTGCGCATTCCCACCCTGCGCACCCACAGCGAGGCCATTACCCTGGAACTCGAAAAACCCGCCACCCCCGAAGAGGTGCGCGCGCTGCTGGCCCAGGCGGCCGGGGTGGAGGTGCGCGACACCCCCGCCGAGAAGCTCTACCCCATGCCCCTGACCGCCAGCGGCAAGTACGACGTGGAGGTGGGCCGTATTCGCCAGTCCCTGGTGTTCGACGGCGGCATTGAGCTGTTCGTGGCCGGCGATCAGCTGCTCAAGGGTGCGGCCCTGAACGCCGTGCAGATCGCGGAATACCTGCAGCAGAAAGGGGCGCTGAAGGCGAAGGCGCAGGTGTAA
- a CDS encoding cobalamin B12-binding domain-containing protein produces MEDRRIRVLIAKPGMDGHDRGAKVVARALRDAGMEVIYTGLRQTAEMIVNAAVQEDVDAIGLSVLSGAHMHYFREVMGLLRERGADDIIVFGGGIIPDQDLPKLQELGVGRVFTPGASTEDATAYLRGAVQARWQAQGEA; encoded by the coding sequence ATGGAAGACCGCCGCATTCGGGTACTTATCGCCAAACCCGGCATGGATGGCCATGACCGGGGCGCCAAGGTGGTGGCGCGCGCCCTGCGCGACGCCGGCATGGAAGTGATCTACACCGGCCTGCGCCAGACGGCCGAGATGATCGTGAACGCCGCCGTGCAAGAGGACGTGGACGCCATTGGCCTGTCGGTGCTGTCTGGGGCCCACATGCACTATTTCCGCGAGGTGATGGGCCTGCTGCGCGAACGCGGCGCCGACGACATCATCGTGTTCGGGGGCGGCATCATTCCCGACCAGGACCTGCCCAAACTGCAGGAGCTGGGCGTGGGGCGCGTATTCACCCCCGGCGCCAGCACCGAGGATGCCACTGCCTACCTGCGCGGCGCGGTGCAGGCCCGCTGGCAGGCCCAGGGCGAGGCGTGA
- a CDS encoding MBL fold metallo-hydrolase: protein MNAASLPAPQRRAATPEAPMLHIQVLGRPAADNALLVTAEAGQGHTRLLLDCGAGTAETLPLATLQDTRHLLLSHLHMDHISGFDAFFRATFDRPGENHVWGPPGTARILQHRFQGFWWNHAPELGGVWQVHDVFPDRVESFAFQASQAFSVMHPAGQRSLDGGPLLTTPQVEVRAITLSHQGPCLGFRLQEPERVNIDPAGLRALGLPGGPWLAALKGGAVGPLDTPAGPRDADDLRAALLRREPGQSAAYLTDFLLDEAAFTALVPWLAGVDTLYAEAQYLPEDAHLAARHHHTAVDQVARLAAASGVGQLRLLHLSRRYPAARWPDFLAVARPLFADTAFSEGWA, encoded by the coding sequence ATGAACGCCGCATCGCTGCCCGCGCCCCAGCGCCGGGCGGCGACCCCGGAGGCCCCTATGCTGCACATTCAGGTTCTGGGCCGCCCAGCGGCCGACAACGCCCTGCTGGTCACGGCCGAGGCCGGCCAGGGCCACACCCGCCTGCTGCTGGACTGCGGCGCCGGCACCGCCGAGACCCTGCCGCTGGCCACCCTGCAGGACACCCGTCACCTGCTGCTTTCGCACCTGCACATGGACCACATCAGCGGCTTTGACGCCTTTTTCCGCGCCACCTTTGACCGCCCCGGCGAGAACCATGTCTGGGGGCCGCCGGGCACCGCGCGCATCCTGCAGCACCGCTTTCAGGGCTTCTGGTGGAACCACGCCCCGGAGTTGGGAGGCGTGTGGCAGGTCCACGACGTGTTCCCGGACCGGGTGGAGAGTTTCGCCTTTCAGGCAAGCCAGGCGTTCTCGGTCATGCACCCGGCCGGGCAACGCTCCCTCGACGGCGGCCCGCTGCTGACCACACCGCAGGTGGAGGTCCGGGCCATTACCCTCTCGCACCAGGGGCCCTGCCTGGGGTTTCGCCTGCAGGAACCGGAGCGGGTCAACATTGATCCGGCGGGGCTGCGCGCCCTGGGGCTGCCGGGCGGCCCGTGGCTGGCGGCCCTCAAGGGCGGCGCCGTGGGCCCACTGGACACCCCCGCCGGCCCCCGCGACGCCGACGACCTGCGCGCGGCCCTGCTGCGGCGAGAGCCGGGCCAGAGTGCCGCCTACCTGACCGACTTTCTTCTGGACGAGGCGGCGTTCACGGCTTTGGTGCCCTGGCTCGCCGGCGTGGACACCCTGTACGCCGAGGCCCAGTACCTGCCCGAGGACGCCCATCTGGCCGCGCGCCACCATCACACGGCAGTGGATCAGGTGGCGCGGCTGGCGGCGGCGAGTGGGGTGGGCCAGTTGCGCCTGCTGCACCTCTCGCGGCGCTACCCTGCCGCCCGCTGGCCGGACTTTCTGGCCGTGGCCCGGCCCCTTTTTGCCGACACCGCATTTTCCGAAGGGTGGGCCTGA